In Methanocaldococcus lauensis, a single genomic region encodes these proteins:
- a CDS encoding DNA topoisomerase VI subunit B, with amino-acid sequence MSKDLFKEFKEHSVAEFFRKNKHMLGYSGKVRSLTTIIHELVTNSLDACEEAGILPDIKVEIEKLGADHYKVAVEDNGPGIPLEFIPKVFGKMLAGSKMHRFIQSRGQQGIGAAGVLLFSQITTGKPLKIITSTGDGKIYEVEVKMNVEKNEGEIVSKKVRKGKWRGTRVEGEFKEVSYNRGEFGPFEYLRRISLATPHAKIILKDPYGEVVFDRVVKELPKKPEEMKPHPYGLTTDELLYIARKTKSKKVSSMLVSELSRVTTKRIKELEKYLLRDLILKKFKDSVFWSMIIQCYLNIDIDKYLTKFKDYLNNEEIDTVKMLIANLPESLDELKRYALKYITMEYLFSKLNKEEINKIKNHFKKIPENFMEWAEKNYLSASVVEELNKKIKNIVKPPEEFIATIKKKGLISDEELKKLEKDVKNILNKNPKELTWDEAEMIVDCLQSMEFMAPPTTGLRPIGAENIEKSLKEFLNPDFVKAITRNPKTYRGGIPFAVEVAIAYGGNAGRQSDEGRRMEIMRFANHVPLLYDASACGLTKAVKSINWRRYGLRGEDAPITVFVNLISTFIPYTSAGKQAVACSENENEEIYNEIRHALMICGRELEKYLSRIRREAEEEKKRKYVMKYAKIFAEALANILNKPVDEIEQRVVELLSK; translated from the coding sequence ATGAGCAAAGATTTATTTAAAGAATTTAAAGAGCATTCTGTTGCTGAATTTTTTAGAAAAAATAAGCACATGCTGGGATATAGTGGAAAAGTTAGAAGTTTAACGACTATAATTCATGAGTTAGTTACTAACAGTTTAGATGCTTGTGAAGAAGCAGGAATTTTACCAGATATAAAAGTTGAGATTGAGAAGTTAGGGGCTGATCATTACAAAGTGGCGGTTGAAGATAATGGACCAGGAATTCCTTTAGAGTTTATTCCAAAGGTATTTGGGAAAATGTTGGCTGGTTCTAAGATGCATAGATTTATTCAATCAAGAGGACAACAAGGAATTGGAGCGGCAGGTGTTTTATTATTTTCACAAATAACTACTGGAAAGCCTTTAAAAATTATAACATCTACTGGAGATGGTAAAATTTATGAAGTTGAAGTAAAGATGAATGTAGAGAAAAATGAAGGAGAAATTGTATCAAAAAAAGTTAGAAAAGGAAAGTGGAGAGGAACAAGAGTAGAAGGAGAGTTTAAAGAAGTTAGTTATAATAGAGGAGAATTTGGTCCATTTGAGTATTTGAGAAGGATTAGTTTAGCAACACCTCACGCTAAGATTATATTAAAAGATCCTTATGGAGAAGTTGTATTTGATAGAGTTGTTAAAGAACTACCAAAAAAACCAGAGGAAATGAAGCCCCACCCTTATGGATTAACTACTGATGAATTACTATATATTGCAAGAAAAACAAAATCAAAAAAAGTTTCTTCAATGCTCGTTTCTGAACTTTCAAGAGTTACAACAAAAAGAATTAAAGAACTTGAAAAATATTTATTGAGAGATTTAATATTAAAGAAATTTAAAGATAGTGTATTTTGGAGTATGATTATACAATGCTATTTAAATATAGATATTGATAAATATTTAACTAAATTTAAAGATTATTTAAATAATGAAGAAATAGATACTGTAAAGATGTTAATTGCAAATCTTCCAGAAAGTTTGGATGAGTTGAAGAGATATGCTTTAAAATATATAACTATGGAATATCTGTTCAGTAAGCTAAATAAAGAGGAAATTAATAAAATAAAAAATCACTTTAAAAAGATACCTGAAAACTTCATGGAATGGGCTGAAAAGAATTATTTATCAGCCTCAGTTGTTGAAGAATTAAATAAAAAAATTAAAAATATTGTAAAGCCACCAGAGGAGTTTATTGCTACTATAAAAAAGAAAGGATTAATTTCTGATGAGGAGTTAAAAAAATTAGAAAAGGATGTTAAAAATATTCTAAATAAAAATCCTAAGGAATTGACTTGGGATGAAGCGGAGATGATTGTCGATTGCCTACAAAGTATGGAGTTTATGGCTCCTCCTACAACTGGATTAAGACCAATAGGGGCTGAAAATATTGAAAAGTCGTTAAAAGAATTTTTAAATCCAGATTTCGTTAAGGCAATTACAAGAAATCCAAAAACCTATAGGGGAGGAATACCCTTTGCTGTTGAAGTAGCTATCGCCTATGGAGGTAATGCAGGAAGGCAGAGTGATGAAGGTAGAAGAATGGAAATTATGAGGTTTGCCAATCATGTCCCTTTGCTATATGATGCTTCCGCATGCGGTTTAACCAAGGCAGTAAAAAGCATAAATTGGAGAAGATATGGTTTGAGAGGGGAAGACGCTCCAATAACAGTGTTTGTTAATCTAATATCTACATTTATCCCTTACACATCTGCTGGAAAGCAGGCAGTAGCATGTAGTGAAAATGAAAATGAAGAAATTTATAACGAAATTAGACATGCATTGATGATTTGTGGTAGAGAATTGGAAAAGTATTTATCAAGAATTAGAAGAGAGGCTGAAGAAGAAAAGAAAAGAAAGTATGTTATGAAGTATGCTAAGATATTTGCAGAGGCATTGGCAAACATATTAAATAAGCCAGTTGATGAAATTGAACAGAGAGTTGTTGAACTATTATCAAAATAA
- a CDS encoding hydrogenase large subunit produces the protein MKCEEEIAIGPVHPTMLEPHRLRLFIEDEIIKEAELVIGVNYRGIELIMEGLPPEKISILSEKICGICSHIHVWTNVMVTEKGCDIEVPERAEYIRAIVEEFERLHSHMLLFGHAFEVIGFETMAFRAFMIREPIMQILREITGGRVQNSCPIIGGIRPRCNINDSKIPSILERLEKFEENLNKLLNRTINDPMIMARIKDVGVLDKKTAKKLHATGPTARGSGLSCDMRKKGIVPVYDNFEFEEVIFDDGDVFSRLAVRFYECFESIKIIRQGLKELPNLDKNIYNPNYELKPFKPINVYNEAQRGQVYYSYGLDENGRVRHVKVRTPTLTNLACMEAILPGHHVSDAELIIASCDPCFTCTDRMIIQTNRKK, from the coding sequence ATGAAGTGTGAAGAAGAGATTGCCATAGGTCCAGTACATCCTACAATGCTTGAACCTCATAGATTAAGATTATTTATTGAAGATGAGATTATAAAGGAGGCTGAATTAGTAATTGGCGTTAATTATAGAGGAATAGAACTCATTATGGAAGGGCTACCACCCGAAAAAATTAGTATCTTGTCAGAGAAAATTTGTGGAATTTGTTCTCACATTCACGTATGGACTAATGTTATGGTAACTGAAAAAGGTTGTGATATAGAGGTTCCAGAGAGGGCTGAGTATATAAGGGCAATAGTTGAAGAATTTGAAAGATTACACTCTCATATGTTATTATTTGGTCACGCCTTTGAAGTTATTGGCTTTGAAACTATGGCTTTTAGGGCATTTATGATTAGAGAGCCAATAATGCAAATTTTGAGAGAAATTACTGGTGGAAGAGTTCAAAATTCTTGCCCAATAATTGGAGGAATTAGACCGAGATGTAACATAAATGATAGCAAAATCCCATCAATATTGGAAAGATTAGAAAAATTTGAAGAAAATTTAAATAAATTATTAAATAGAACTATAAATGACCCAATGATTATGGCAAGAATTAAAGATGTTGGTGTCTTAGATAAAAAAACTGCTAAAAAATTGCATGCAACTGGACCAACAGCAAGAGGTTCAGGACTATCTTGTGATATGAGAAAAAAGGGAATAGTGCCAGTGTATGATAATTTTGAATTTGAGGAAGTTATATTTGATGATGGAGATGTTTTCAGTAGATTGGCAGTAAGATTTTACGAATGTTTTGAAAGTATTAAGATTATTAGGCAAGGATTGAAAGAGTTGCCAAACTTAGATAAAAATATATATAATCCAAACTATGAACTAAAACCATTTAAACCAATAAATGTATATAATGAAGCTCAAAGAGGGCAGGTTTATTACTCTTATGGATTAGATGAAAATGGAAGAGTTAGACATGTAAAGGTTAGAACTCCAACATTAACTAACTTGGCATGTATGGAGGCAATTCTTCCAGGGCATCATGTTTCAGACGCTGAATTAATTATAGCAAGTTGTGATCCTTGCTTTACTTGCACTGATAGGATGATTATTCAAACTAACAGAAAAAAATAA
- the thiC gene encoding phosphomethylpyrimidine synthase — MTQMDDAKKGIITEEMKIVSEKERIDVEKLKKLIAKGYVVIPKNVNRDTEPVGIGKYLRTKVNANIGTSPDFVDIDLEIKKAKVAEKYGADTIMDLSTGGNLEEIRKAIMNVVNLPIGTVPIYEAGKIAREKYGRVVDMDEDLIFNVIEKQAKEGVDFMTLHCGITKQSVERLKKSGRVLGVVSRGGAFLTAYILYHNKENPLYKNFDYLLEILKEYDVTISLGDGMRPGCLLDNTDRAQIEELIILGELVEKCREKGVQCMVEGPGHIPLNYIETNIKLQKSLCKNAPFYVLGPVVTDIAPGYDHITAAIGGALAGYYGADFLCYVTPSEHLRLPTVEDVKEGVIATKIAAQAADVAKGNKLAWEKEKEMAYARKNHDWKKQYELAIDKEKAKKMREEIPSKEKRACSICGDYCALLMVEKFLR; from the coding sequence ATGACTCAAATGGACGATGCAAAAAAGGGAATTATCACTGAGGAGATGAAAATTGTATCTGAAAAAGAAAGAATTGATGTTGAAAAACTTAAAAAACTTATTGCAAAAGGTTATGTTGTTATTCCAAAAAATGTTAATAGAGATACTGAGCCAGTAGGTATTGGTAAATATTTGAGAACTAAAGTGAATGCAAACATTGGAACATCCCCAGATTTCGTAGATATTGACTTAGAGATAAAAAAGGCAAAAGTTGCTGAAAAATATGGGGCAGATACTATAATGGATTTAAGTACTGGAGGAAACTTAGAAGAAATTAGAAAGGCAATTATGAATGTAGTTAATTTGCCAATAGGAACAGTTCCAATTTATGAGGCTGGAAAAATTGCAAGAGAAAAGTATGGAAGAGTTGTAGATATGGATGAAGATTTGATATTCAATGTTATTGAAAAACAGGCAAAGGAAGGCGTAGATTTTATGACACTACATTGTGGAATAACTAAACAATCCGTTGAAAGATTAAAAAAAAGTGGTAGAGTATTGGGAGTAGTTAGTAGAGGTGGAGCATTTTTAACAGCCTATATTTTATATCACAACAAAGAAAATCCGTTATACAAAAACTTTGACTATCTCTTAGAGATTTTAAAAGAGTATGATGTAACTATAAGTTTAGGAGATGGAATGAGACCGGGATGTTTATTAGACAATACAGACAGGGCTCAAATTGAAGAACTTATAATATTAGGAGAATTAGTAGAGAAATGTAGAGAAAAAGGAGTTCAATGTATGGTTGAAGGGCCAGGACATATTCCTTTAAACTATATTGAAACTAACATTAAATTACAAAAGAGCTTATGTAAAAATGCTCCATTCTATGTTTTAGGGCCTGTAGTTACAGATATAGCCCCTGGATATGATCATATAACAGCCGCAATTGGAGGAGCGTTAGCAGGCTACTATGGGGCTGATTTCCTTTGCTATGTAACTCCAAGCGAGCATTTAAGATTACCAACAGTAGAGGATGTTAAAGAGGGAGTTATAGCCACTAAAATAGCGGCTCAGGCGGCAGACGTTGCTAAAGGTAATAAATTGGCGTGGGAAAAAGAGAAAGAGATGGCTTACGCAAGGAAAAACCACGATTGGAAGAAGCAGTATGAGTTGGCAATAGATAAAGAAAAAGCAAAAAAAATGAGAGAAGAGATTCCTTCAAAAGAAAAAAGAGCGTGCTCAATTTGTGGTGACTATTGTGCCTTATTGATGGTTGAGAAATTTTTAAGGTGA
- a CDS encoding L-serine ammonia-lyase, iron-sulfur-dependent, subunit alpha has product MEKNELITEILKKEIVKALGCTEVGLIGYTVAKAKPDDVYSIKEIKIILDKGTFKNAYSVGVPNTGKFGILPAVVGGLLGNKENDLEIFKDIKYDEELEEFIKDKLKIEVIDSEVYCKVYIEADKTYESETKGSHSGKVIDETLKEAYKNLTLKDFIDYLDDIPKDVINLIKETININNNLSIPEVSEDFINLNINDDILNNMVKKTVSGVYNRMIGVNKPAMAIAGSGNMGLVSTLPIIAYDEINNKDEEKLIKSITLSSLTTIYSTYYSSYISSMCGCVNRGGIGAVSGLSYYIHYNEENIINYIEESIKSFTANLTGIICDGGKIGCALKIASGVFGIYLSLFSKVPYNNGIVGKNFEECIKNIGKIGKSMKSVDDAIIEILKSKEL; this is encoded by the coding sequence ATGGAAAAAAATGAATTAATTACTGAAATCTTAAAGAAAGAGATTGTTAAGGCATTAGGTTGCACTGAGGTGGGATTAATTGGCTATACAGTTGCTAAGGCTAAGCCAGATGATGTATATTCAATAAAAGAGATTAAAATAATTTTAGATAAAGGAACTTTTAAAAATGCATATTCAGTAGGAGTTCCAAATACTGGAAAATTTGGGATACTTCCAGCAGTTGTTGGTGGTTTGTTAGGAAATAAAGAAAATGATTTAGAAATATTTAAAGATATAAAATATGATGAAGAATTAGAAGAATTTATAAAAGATAAATTGAAAATTGAAGTTATAGATTCTGAAGTTTATTGTAAAGTATATATTGAGGCGGATAAAACTTATGAGAGTGAAACTAAGGGTAGTCATTCTGGAAAAGTCATAGATGAAACTTTGAAAGAGGCTTATAAAAATCTAACTCTCAAAGACTTTATAGATTATTTAGATGACATTCCAAAAGATGTAATTAATTTGATAAAAGAAACAATAAATATAAATAATAACCTCTCAATTCCTGAAGTTTCAGAAGATTTTATAAATTTAAATATAAATGATGATATTCTAAATAATATGGTTAAAAAAACAGTTTCAGGTGTTTATAATAGAATGATTGGTGTTAATAAGCCAGCGATGGCTATTGCTGGCAGTGGAAATATGGGTTTAGTATCTACTTTACCAATAATCGCCTACGATGAAATTAACAATAAAGATGAAGAAAAACTAATTAAATCAATTACTTTATCTTCTTTAACTACTATATATTCAACCTACTATTCCTCTTATATTTCATCAATGTGTGGATGTGTAAATAGAGGTGGCATAGGGGCGGTTTCTGGTTTGTCATATTATATTCATTACAATGAGGAAAATATCATTAACTATATAGAAGAGAGTATTAAGAGTTTTACAGCAAATTTAACTGGAATTATTTGCGATGGAGGTAAAATAGGCTGTGCTTTAAAAATAGCATCAGGAGTTTTTGGTATCTATTTATCTCTATTTTCAAAGGTTCCATACAACAATGGAATTGTTGGAAAAAACTTTGAGGAATGCATTAAAAACATTGGAAAAATTGGAAAATCTATGAAATCAGTAGATGACGCAATAATAGAAATATTAAAAAGTAAGGAATTATAA
- a CDS encoding ABC transporter permease, protein MKIDIKKIFTVGKREIFSNVKRKQFLISTVIVPIIMISLAVMGSLMMFDIKELKVGYIDNFGLEIPNKVVKNNIGNKTITIYFIKYQSIEKGKEDILNKKIDALIVIPKDYLKTGNIIIYSATKSPNPLITDTLSNIIIKNLLKGKVDNLTYNRVVNPINVKIYFVSKKGVEKESFLSQLLPMGFVFLLYMAITSLSGIIVSSIIEEKQNRIMEILLCYASSENLMFGKILGISIVGLIQIGIWLIFALPVIIIYAVKVSLYLVLFALIYFILGYLFYSSLLCGIASLFSHPKDASQLISPIIIVQIIPIMFMNTIMVNPNHYIAKILSYIPFTLPYTVVLRESVTQLPLTEIIISTLIMVFSIVLSFILSIKLFKIGVLLYEENLTLKKVIKIILNK, encoded by the coding sequence ATGAAAATAGACATTAAAAAAATATTTACAGTTGGAAAGAGAGAAATTTTTAGTAATGTAAAAAGAAAACAGTTCTTAATATCTACTGTAATAGTCCCTATAATTATGATATCTTTGGCTGTAATGGGTAGTTTAATGATGTTTGACATTAAAGAACTTAAAGTGGGCTATATAGATAATTTTGGCTTAGAAATTCCAAATAAAGTGGTAAAAAACAATATCGGTAATAAAACTATAACAATATACTTTATAAAATATCAAAGTATTGAAAAGGGAAAAGAGGACATTTTAAATAAAAAAATAGATGCTTTAATTGTTATTCCCAAAGATTACTTAAAAACTGGGAATATAATAATTTACTCGGCAACAAAATCGCCAAATCCTTTAATAACCGATACACTATCTAATATTATAATTAAAAACTTACTAAAAGGGAAAGTAGATAATTTAACTTACAATAGGGTTGTAAATCCTATAAATGTTAAGATCTATTTTGTTTCTAAGAAAGGAGTTGAAAAAGAATCATTTTTATCTCAACTATTGCCAATGGGCTTTGTATTTTTGCTTTATATGGCTATTACATCATTATCTGGAATTATTGTCTCCTCAATTATTGAAGAGAAACAAAATAGAATTATGGAAATTCTACTGTGTTATGCATCATCAGAAAATTTAATGTTTGGTAAAATATTGGGAATATCTATAGTAGGTTTAATTCAAATAGGTATTTGGCTTATATTTGCTTTACCTGTAATTATAATATATGCAGTTAAAGTTTCATTATACTTAGTGTTATTTGCATTAATTTACTTTATACTTGGATATTTGTTCTATTCCTCTTTGTTATGCGGAATTGCCTCATTATTCTCTCATCCTAAGGATGCCTCTCAACTAATATCTCCAATAATAATTGTTCAAATTATTCCAATAATGTTTATGAACACGATAATGGTTAATCCAAATCACTACATCGCTAAAATTTTATCATATATACCATTTACATTACCATATACAGTAGTTTTAAGAGAAAGTGTAACTCAACTACCTTTAACTGAAATAATAATATCAACATTAATTATGGTTTTTAGTATTGTATTATCTTTCATTCTTTCAATAAAACTGTTTAAAATTGGAGTATTGTTATATGAGGAAAATTTAACTTTAAAAAAGGTTATAAAAATTATATTGAACAAATAA
- a CDS encoding ABC transporter ATP-binding protein: protein MKPRVVVKNLSKYFGNKKVLNNISFEVYEGEIFGILGHNGAGKTTTLRILAGIIEDYEGYIEINGKIGYLPEERGLYRDEKVVNVLKFFGELAGMKKEEINKNINYWLNKLNIYNYKFSKIKELSKGNQQKVQFIVSVIHNPDILILDEPFSGLDVFNTKLLKNILYELKNEGKTILLSTHQLEKIERLCDRVLIIKNGKVVHYGRIENICRKMAYIEYLENGRLIKKEIPYNEAIKILKESAENVIKFEVRYSLEELFFE from the coding sequence ATGAAACCAAGAGTAGTTGTGAAAAACTTGTCTAAATATTTTGGTAATAAAAAAGTTCTTAATAATATTTCTTTTGAGGTTTATGAAGGAGAAATTTTTGGAATATTGGGTCATAATGGTGCTGGGAAGACAACAACTTTGAGGATATTGGCGGGGATTATTGAAGATTATGAAGGATACATTGAAATTAATGGAAAAATTGGCTATTTGCCGGAAGAGAGGGGGCTTTATAGAGATGAAAAAGTTGTAAATGTGTTAAAATTTTTTGGTGAATTGGCGGGAATGAAAAAAGAAGAAATTAATAAAAATATTAACTATTGGCTAAATAAGTTAAATATTTACAATTACAAATTTTCAAAAATTAAAGAGTTATCTAAGGGGAATCAGCAAAAAGTTCAATTTATTGTGTCAGTTATACACAATCCAGATATACTTATTTTAGATGAGCCATTTTCTGGTTTAGATGTTTTTAATACTAAATTATTAAAAAATATATTGTATGAATTAAAAAACGAAGGTAAAACTATTCTTTTATCAACGCATCAGTTGGAAAAAATTGAGAGATTGTGTGATAGAGTTTTAATAATAAAAAATGGAAAAGTTGTTCATTATGGAAGAATTGAAAATATTTGTAGAAAAATGGCATACATCGAATATTTAGAAAATGGAAGATTGATAAAAAAAGAAATTCCATACAATGAGGCAATAAAAATTTTAAAGGAAAGTGCTGAAAATGTCATTAAATTTGAAGTTAGATACTCATTAGAGGAGTTATTTTTTGAATAA
- a CDS encoding DUF5591 domain-containing protein yields the protein MLEPIAYDIGRLCKEKDKELTPNLINIDIEVNGIKMPFDVHRELTTLFKKSFTGTVEYKGEIIKYQILNFGKYIDLIELEDVDLYIIGDGRRLIERKELQIIPKIREKISPNSAIYFPAVFPWEIPLLVYMGVDYFDDSLAKLYASLGYKFTKNRVLKLNNYNFDELLNYNREVYREILEEVRLGIKNGFLRNIVEETSISYPYLWANYRRYKPDLRNIPLSKENKIIVTANIDIPEVQKYLDRLDRYEPYSNIVVLLPCSSKKPYSISQSHQKFINAIKSAKVVVEEVILTSPYGLVPRPLEGVVNYDIPVTGNWSFEEIELINKCLKNFLKKVKNKFKDLIVIAHLPKNYLEILDLDNIIVTSKDNPTSKESLENLTNTLKEYKYLTENLKINKKGQKIHNIQQLAKFQFGINFIPNEIFINHRKQIFINENMNNDKNIQIASINPKNGLLVLTLKGGELLWNVGRRNINYVEVNYNIKKGSLFPPGFVDCNENISYNDEVVLIKDEEFLGVGRSLMSGFEMKKARHGALVNIRNVKR from the coding sequence ATGCTTGAACCAATTGCCTACGATATTGGAAGGTTGTGCAAAGAGAAAGATAAAGAATTGACTCCAAATTTAATAAACATTGACATTGAAGTTAATGGTATTAAGATGCCATTTGATGTTCATAGGGAACTAACAACTCTATTTAAAAAATCTTTTACTGGAACTGTTGAATATAAGGGAGAGATAATTAAGTATCAAATATTAAATTTTGGTAAGTATATTGATTTAATAGAATTGGAAGATGTAGATTTATACATTATAGGTGATGGTAGAAGATTGATAGAAAGAAAAGAACTACAAATAATTCCAAAAATTAGAGAAAAAATATCTCCAAATTCAGCAATTTACTTTCCAGCAGTGTTTCCTTGGGAAATTCCACTTTTGGTTTATATGGGCGTTGATTACTTCGATGATTCATTGGCAAAGTTATATGCTTCATTAGGATACAAATTTACAAAAAATAGAGTTTTAAAACTAAATAATTATAATTTTGATGAGTTATTAAATTACAATAGAGAAGTTTATAGAGAGATATTGGAGGAAGTTAGATTAGGTATAAAAAATGGATTTTTAAGAAATATTGTAGAGGAAACATCTATATCTTATCCATATCTATGGGCAAATTATAGAAGGTATAAGCCAGATTTAAGAAATATTCCCTTATCAAAAGAGAATAAAATTATAGTTACCGCAAATATAGATATTCCAGAGGTTCAAAAATATTTAGATAGGTTGGATAGATATGAGCCTTATTCTAATATAGTGGTTTTACTTCCTTGCTCATCAAAAAAGCCATATTCTATATCCCAATCACATCAAAAGTTCATAAATGCAATAAAATCTGCAAAGGTTGTTGTTGAAGAGGTTATACTTACATCTCCTTACGGTTTAGTTCCAAGACCTTTGGAGGGAGTAGTAAATTATGACATTCCAGTAACTGGAAATTGGAGTTTTGAAGAAATAGAATTAATAAATAAATGTCTAAAAAACTTTTTAAAGAAAGTTAAGAATAAATTCAAAGATTTAATTGTTATTGCTCATCTACCAAAAAATTACCTTGAAATTTTAGATTTAGATAATATAATTGTTACTTCAAAGGATAATCCTACATCAAAAGAATCTTTAGAGAATTTAACAAATACATTAAAAGAATATAAGTATTTAACAGAAAACCTAAAAATTAATAAAAAAGGGCAGAAAATTCATAACATTCAGCAACTTGCAAAGTTTCAGTTTGGAATAAATTTCATTCCTAATGAAATATTTATAAATCACAGAAAGCAAATATTTATAAATGAAAATATGAATAATGATAAAAATATACAGATCGCCTCTATAAATCCTAAGAATGGATTACTTGTATTAACATTGAAAGGAGGAGAGTTATTATGGAATGTTGGAAGGAGAAATATTAACTATGTGGAAGTAAATTATAATATTAAAAAAGGTTCTCTTTTCCCTCCGGGATTCGTTGATTGCAATGAAAATATATCCTACAACGATGAGGTTGTCTTAATAAAGGATGAAGAATTTTTAGGCGTTGGAAGATCTTTAATGAGTGGATTTGAGATGAAAAAGGCAAGGCATGGAGCATTAGTAAATATAAGAAATGTTAAAAGGTGA
- a CDS encoding HD domain-containing protein, whose protein sequence is MNYEEIKSLTGIPKKIYNELSKNKKVNTFLKMSNIMAVGRLGYNDHGKTHSKIVTNNAIKILKILYKKGIKPSFMKDCKGSFEDSLVITIMGAYLHDIGNAIHRDIHHLHSAYLSMNIIEEILKKYYDEEKAYQMTTEILHAIYSHSEGIMSLTIEAGVIAVADGTDMTKGRSRIPICKKCYDIHSVSAASVEKVIIKEGEEKPVKIEVILSNEAGIFQIQEVLGEKIKWSGIKDYISVYAKVEKEKPVFEEINF, encoded by the coding sequence ATGAACTATGAAGAGATTAAATCATTAACTGGAATTCCAAAAAAAATTTACAACGAGTTATCTAAAAATAAAAAAGTCAATACTTTTTTAAAAATGTCTAATATAATGGCTGTTGGTAGGTTAGGATATAACGACCACGGAAAGACACATTCAAAAATTGTAACTAACAACGCAATAAAGATATTAAAAATATTGTATAAAAAAGGGATAAAGCCAAGTTTTATGAAGGATTGTAAAGGAAGTTTTGAAGATTCTTTGGTTATAACAATTATGGGGGCGTATTTACACGATATAGGAAATGCTATTCATAGAGATATACATCATTTGCACTCTGCCTATTTATCTATGAATATTATTGAAGAGATATTAAAAAAATACTACGATGAAGAAAAGGCTTATCAAATGACTACTGAAATATTACACGCTATTTATTCACACAGTGAGGGAATTATGAGTTTAACTATTGAGGCGGGAGTTATAGCAGTTGCCGATGGAACAGATATGACAAAAGGAAGGTCAAGAATTCCAATATGTAAAAAATGCTATGATATTCATTCAGTATCAGCGGCATCCGTAGAGAAAGTTATAATAAAGGAAGGAGAAGAAAAACCGGTTAAAATTGAAGTAATTTTATCAAATGAGGCAGGAATATTCCAAATTCAAGAAGTTTTAGGGGAAAAAATAAAGTGGAGTGGTATAAAAGATTACATCTCAGTATATGCAAAAGTAGAAAAAGAAAAACCAGTATTTGAAGAGATTAACTTTTAA